The following are from one region of the Segatella oris genome:
- a CDS encoding M64 family metallopeptidase has product MKKLFLILALFTSLYAEAQHFDDYFTNATLRIDYIFSGNAKHQEISLDKLNRSPRWYGKHKRLAEIPVEGNGQITVRHHHTGNVIYRNSFSTLFQEWLSYDEAKTTSRSFENVFLVPMPKDTVDITIDLRNNRREVTTSFTHQVVPSDILIRKIGYNKRTPFIQMLAPKDTSNCIHIAYIAEGYQPAEMPTFISDVNNAMEALFAHEPFKSMKDRFSVVAVEAPSKDSGTSEPSKGIWKNTALSSHFDTFYSDRYLTTLNIKDLHDWLSGIPYEHIIVLVNTDHYGGGGILNSYNLSMAHHRLTRPVVVHEFGHSFAGLADEYGYEYEQIPMYPHDIEPWEPNITTLVDFHGKWEDLIQKKTPIPTPPTAANRHHVGVYEGAGYALKGVYRPTMDCRMRTNENPEFCPACQRAITRLIEFYTK; this is encoded by the coding sequence ATGAAAAAACTCTTTTTGATTTTAGCACTCTTCACGAGTCTTTATGCCGAAGCACAACACTTCGATGATTACTTTACAAATGCAACGCTCCGCATTGATTACATTTTCTCGGGCAACGCCAAGCATCAGGAAATCTCATTAGATAAGCTCAATCGTTCGCCGCGATGGTATGGAAAGCACAAAAGACTGGCAGAAATTCCAGTAGAGGGAAATGGGCAAATCACAGTGCGCCACCACCATACGGGTAACGTGATTTATAGAAATTCATTTTCAACGCTCTTCCAGGAATGGCTCTCTTATGACGAAGCAAAAACTACTTCAAGAAGTTTTGAAAACGTTTTTCTCGTACCTATGCCCAAAGATACCGTAGACATCACTATCGATTTACGCAACAACAGACGAGAGGTTACGACAAGCTTTACCCACCAGGTGGTTCCCTCTGACATTCTTATCCGAAAGATTGGGTACAACAAACGCACGCCATTTATACAGATGCTCGCTCCAAAAGATACAAGCAACTGTATTCACATTGCCTATATTGCAGAAGGATATCAGCCCGCAGAGATGCCGACATTTATCAGCGATGTAAACAATGCCATGGAAGCATTATTTGCCCATGAACCTTTCAAAAGCATGAAAGACCGCTTTTCTGTTGTAGCCGTTGAAGCTCCTTCAAAAGACAGTGGAACCAGCGAACCCTCTAAAGGTATCTGGAAAAACACAGCATTAAGCAGCCACTTCGATACATTCTATAGTGACCGATATCTAACTACGCTCAATATCAAGGATTTACATGATTGGCTCTCAGGTATTCCCTACGAGCATATTATCGTTCTTGTAAACACAGACCATTATGGAGGAGGTGGTATTCTGAATTCCTACAATCTTTCCATGGCTCACCATCGACTGACACGCCCTGTCGTGGTTCATGAGTTTGGACATAGCTTTGCAGGCCTTGCTGATGAATATGGCTATGAATATGAACAAATTCCCATGTATCCACACGATATTGAACCATGGGAACCAAACATTACGACCCTGGTCGACTTCCATGGCAAATGGGAAGACCTCATCCAAAAGAAAACACCAATACCGACTCCACCTACAGCAGCCAACCGACATCATGTTGGCGTTTATGAGGGTGCTGGCTATGCCCTTAAAGGCGTCTACCGTCCAACGATGGATTGCCGAATGCGCACAAATGAAAACCCAGAATTCTGTCCTGCATGCCAAAGAGCTATTACCCGTCTGATTGAATTCTATACAAAATAG